A DNA window from Synchiropus splendidus isolate RoL2022-P1 chromosome 2, RoL_Sspl_1.0, whole genome shotgun sequence contains the following coding sequences:
- the LOC128754990 gene encoding uncharacterized protein LOC128754990 isoform X1 produces MDPDKTLTFCLGLKAEEMTMSLIELGRSKAVTMATPTKDAGIRAVNEQVVASSKYCPGVDNDPGYLCETGHCCGESGCCTYYYELWWFWLLWTVLILFICLCAFRHRRAKLRIQQQQRQREINLIAYNGASNYPPSMLDLSFLSSLKLPSYEEVAAQPETPPPPYSSVFALRGGAVPDPCCSHPHHHCPPYLAPSTLASSQSSDNFTSCSCDSCSLSSPCSTSFSVQVTDETCNSSHVSSPSPTGGDSAVFPSLAVCFTSGRPSQPQVLCDVRSASEFIPKTSYSGSREVSTTTPPLTLPLPPLNTSHHRLPLSPHVLLSALPGTQVQTPAFPDPLGALARKQKEGTPSPPNQASYSSNMSVVLLGRNEYDEEDEEEDHFRHRCLTGDSGIEVCRCHVKRDAEKEAEKENSRAAAAALSPGQHGFIPSTSSFSKRSSEAFVAVE; encoded by the exons ATGGATCCGGACAAAACCTTGACGTTCTGCCTCGGGCTGAAGGCTGAGGAG ATGACCATGTCTCTGATCGAACTGGGTCGGAGCAAAGCTGTCACT atGGCGACTCCTACAAAGGACGCTGGCATTCGTGCAGTTAATGAG CAGGTGGTGGCCAGTTCCAAATACTGCCCTGGTGTAGACAACGACCCTGGTTACCTCTGTGAGACGGGACACTGCTGCGGGGAGAGTGGCTGCTGCACCTACTACTACGAGCTCTGGT GGTTCTGGCTGCTGTGGACGGTGCTGATCCTGTTCATTTGTCTCTGTGCTTTCCGTCATCGCCGGGCCAAACTGAGGATTCAGCAGCAGCAAAGACAAAGAGAAATCAATCTGATTGCGTATAATGGCGCCAGCAACTACCCGCCCTCCATGTTGGACCTCA GTTTCCTATCTTCCCTCAAGTTGCCCTCATATGAAGAGGTGGCGGCTCAGCCAGAGACACCACCTCCTCCCTACAGCTCTGTTTTTGCTCTGCGGGGGGGAGCCGTTCCTGACCCCTGCTGCTCTCACCCACATCACCACTGCCCTCCCTACCTGGCGCCCAGTACCCTGGCCTCCTCCCAGAGCTCTGACAACTtcaccagctgctcctgcgACTCCTGCTCCCTCAGCTCCCCCTGCAGCACCTCCTTCTCTGTTCAGGTCACAGACGAGACGTGCAACAGCAGCCATGTGTCCTCACCCAGCCCAACAGGGGGCGACAGCGCTGTCTTCCCATCGTTGGCCGTTTGCTTCACCTCTGGACGCCCATCCCAGCCCCAAGTCCTCTGTGATGTTCGATCGGCGTCAGAGTTCATACCAAAAACCTCTTACAGCGGCAGCAGAGAGGTTTCAACCACAACGCCTCCTCTCACGCTCCCGCTGCCGCCTCTCAATACCTCTCATCATCGCCTGCCTCTTTCACCGCACGTTCTGCTCTCGGCCCTTCCCGGTACGCAAGTCCAAACCCCGGCTTTCCCAGATCCACTCGGCGCTTTAGCACGGAAACAAAAAGAAGGCACTCCATCTCCTCCTAACCAAGCGAGCTACTCCTCCAACATGTCAGTCGTACTGCTCGGCAGGAACGAGTACGAcgaagaggacgaggaagaggaccACTTTCGACATCGATGTCTGACCGGGGATTCGGGTATCGAGGTCTGCCGCTGTCACGTGAAGAGAGATGCGGAAAAAGAGGCCGAGAAGGAAAACAGtcgagctgcagctgctgctttgtCACCCGGACAACACGGCTTCATCCCTTCAACCTCCAGCTTcagcaagaggagcagcgaaGCCTTCGTCGCCGTGGAGTGA
- the LOC128754990 gene encoding uncharacterized protein LOC128754990 isoform X2, protein MDPDKTLTFCLGLKAEEMTMSLIELGRSKAVTMATPTKDAGIRAVNEVVASSKYCPGVDNDPGYLCETGHCCGESGCCTYYYELWWFWLLWTVLILFICLCAFRHRRAKLRIQQQQRQREINLIAYNGASNYPPSMLDLSFLSSLKLPSYEEVAAQPETPPPPYSSVFALRGGAVPDPCCSHPHHHCPPYLAPSTLASSQSSDNFTSCSCDSCSLSSPCSTSFSVQVTDETCNSSHVSSPSPTGGDSAVFPSLAVCFTSGRPSQPQVLCDVRSASEFIPKTSYSGSREVSTTTPPLTLPLPPLNTSHHRLPLSPHVLLSALPGTQVQTPAFPDPLGALARKQKEGTPSPPNQASYSSNMSVVLLGRNEYDEEDEEEDHFRHRCLTGDSGIEVCRCHVKRDAEKEAEKENSRAAAAALSPGQHGFIPSTSSFSKRSSEAFVAVE, encoded by the exons ATGGATCCGGACAAAACCTTGACGTTCTGCCTCGGGCTGAAGGCTGAGGAG ATGACCATGTCTCTGATCGAACTGGGTCGGAGCAAAGCTGTCACT atGGCGACTCCTACAAAGGACGCTGGCATTCGTGCAGTTAATGAG GTGGTGGCCAGTTCCAAATACTGCCCTGGTGTAGACAACGACCCTGGTTACCTCTGTGAGACGGGACACTGCTGCGGGGAGAGTGGCTGCTGCACCTACTACTACGAGCTCTGGT GGTTCTGGCTGCTGTGGACGGTGCTGATCCTGTTCATTTGTCTCTGTGCTTTCCGTCATCGCCGGGCCAAACTGAGGATTCAGCAGCAGCAAAGACAAAGAGAAATCAATCTGATTGCGTATAATGGCGCCAGCAACTACCCGCCCTCCATGTTGGACCTCA GTTTCCTATCTTCCCTCAAGTTGCCCTCATATGAAGAGGTGGCGGCTCAGCCAGAGACACCACCTCCTCCCTACAGCTCTGTTTTTGCTCTGCGGGGGGGAGCCGTTCCTGACCCCTGCTGCTCTCACCCACATCACCACTGCCCTCCCTACCTGGCGCCCAGTACCCTGGCCTCCTCCCAGAGCTCTGACAACTtcaccagctgctcctgcgACTCCTGCTCCCTCAGCTCCCCCTGCAGCACCTCCTTCTCTGTTCAGGTCACAGACGAGACGTGCAACAGCAGCCATGTGTCCTCACCCAGCCCAACAGGGGGCGACAGCGCTGTCTTCCCATCGTTGGCCGTTTGCTTCACCTCTGGACGCCCATCCCAGCCCCAAGTCCTCTGTGATGTTCGATCGGCGTCAGAGTTCATACCAAAAACCTCTTACAGCGGCAGCAGAGAGGTTTCAACCACAACGCCTCCTCTCACGCTCCCGCTGCCGCCTCTCAATACCTCTCATCATCGCCTGCCTCTTTCACCGCACGTTCTGCTCTCGGCCCTTCCCGGTACGCAAGTCCAAACCCCGGCTTTCCCAGATCCACTCGGCGCTTTAGCACGGAAACAAAAAGAAGGCACTCCATCTCCTCCTAACCAAGCGAGCTACTCCTCCAACATGTCAGTCGTACTGCTCGGCAGGAACGAGTACGAcgaagaggacgaggaagaggaccACTTTCGACATCGATGTCTGACCGGGGATTCGGGTATCGAGGTCTGCCGCTGTCACGTGAAGAGAGATGCGGAAAAAGAGGCCGAGAAGGAAAACAGtcgagctgcagctgctgctttgtCACCCGGACAACACGGCTTCATCCCTTCAACCTCCAGCTTcagcaagaggagcagcgaaGCCTTCGTCGCCGTGGAGTGA